GATTGAATCGGTATACTTCATTACTTCTTTATTAAGTTCTATATCTTTTAAGGAAAATTTTTCATTCAAAAGATAAAAAGGGTTAATTTGAGGTATTTTTAAAATTTTCATTTCATTAATAATCATTCTTTTTTCTCCTTTAATAATCTCTTCACCAATCTCGTAAGATTCTTTTTTAAACTTTAAACTATCAATCTGAAAGACAAGAAAAAATATAATAAAAAAATTCATGATAATTCGAATCTAAATTTAATAATTCCCCATTGCTTCTCTTTTTTGGTATTCTCTTCCAATGGAGCAAAAATCCAGTCTTTTATTGCCTCCATAACGATTTTATCCAATTGGGGATAACCACTAGTTTCAATAATTTCAATATTATCTTCTACCTTTCCATCGGGAGTTACCCAGATTTTCAAAATTACATAACCACCAATTCCCTTTTCTATTGCCCAACTTGGATATTTTGGTAAAAACTTTTTTAAAATCTTTCTTTCTGATATCGGACCAGCAATTGCAATTTCGGTTGCTTTCTTTTCTTTCGTTGGTATTCTCAATTCTTCACTCGGTTTTTCTTGCCATTCAATCTTTTTTTCTTTCTTTAAAGTTTTTGTTTCTAAATTTATCGGTCCCTTTTCTTCCTGATAAACCCCAAAACTAACTCCACTGCTTTTTTCTCTACTAACCAATTTTATTGGTTCTTCTTTTAAAATCTCTTCAATTGTCTTCGTCACTTTTCTATCGGTGTTAATTTTAATCACATCCATTCCTTCTTCTTTTCCGAAAGAAAAATAATTTAAATCTATTCTTCCCTGACTTATTTCTATCTTTTTTGTTAAATTAACGGGCGAGATTTCTGTTTCTTCTCCTTCAAATTTTTTGACCTTTTGATTCCTTTCAAAATTATCTTGAGT
The candidate division WOR-3 bacterium genome window above contains:
- a CDS encoding energy transducer TonB translates to MNKIKTIDIAILFSVIIHFFLLFLFSQLKEKEIIYEDLREITFIDQSYRPEIAKIIKPTKSTQDNFERNQKVKKFEGEETEISPVNLTKKIEISQGRIDLNYFSFGKEEGMDVIKINTDRKVTKTIEEILKEEPIKLVSREKSSGVSFGVYQEEKGPINLETKTLKKEKKIEWQEKPSEELRIPTKEKKATEIAIAGPISERKILKKFLPKYPSWAIEKGIGGYVILKIWVTPDGKVEDNIEIIETSGYPQLDKIVMEAIKDWIFAPLEENTKKEKQWGIIKFRFELS